A DNA window from Augochlora pura isolate Apur16 chromosome 9, APUR_v2.2.1, whole genome shotgun sequence contains the following coding sequences:
- the LOC144474681 gene encoding uncharacterized protein LOC144474681 isoform X1 — protein MVAAIKMERVRDNIDDQQPGDPAKSSTNFIELNVDMNVTVSNMKKSKMFQRSRGIILFLLAIVFAVILSHLRREVRALQIQMQSVNVNLLVLMSKYDRLNRSLNRAWFHRSDRFLEHRSMHEMKQLLEGASSIAEAIEILDGIHNETKETPYAYNVHSKYLNPVRPSENKRPSHVNFHNRKNYQSKETSSNSLATPEDNKKPQNIEEKNLRIERAILTMDKGNSSGERIDSNSGKTVVCDNDTDNDYVNDDLELRREPRAGRSRRDEGRGKKRGKNKRRPKRSRRRLGPLVATFVGAIPEQHVTDTVYIGPWVKSTKNNTRYSLNKFHLVEDKKSIEVTATGLYMISAQIFYFGEPTNYSYWILLSSEGESKTQKLVKCSTASSASATEVSCYTSVITLLQRGDRVHIQQQEKNRLINMREGHSYIQLVLLSNNVHRNRQR, from the exons ATGGTCGCGGCAATTAAAATGGAACGAGTCCGGGATAATATTGATGATCAGCAGCCAGGTGATCCCGCGAAAAGTTCaacgaattttatcgaattgaACGTCGACATGAATGTGACCGTGTCGAACATGAAGAAATCAAAAATGTTCCAAAGATCCCGCGGAATTATTCTCTTCCTATTGGCGATCGTGTTCGCCGTTATCCTCTCGCATCTGAGGAGGGAAGTTCGCGCCTTACAAATACAG atgCAGTCGGTGAACGTGAACTTGCTCGTATTGATGTCCAAATATGACCGACTGAACAGAAGTTTGAACCGAGCATGGTTTCATAGGTCGGACAGATTTCTCGAACATAGGAGCATGCACGAGATGAAACAGCTCCTCGAGGGCGCTTCGTCGATCGCCGAAGCTATCGAGATACTTGACGGTATTCATAATGAAACAAAGGAAACCCCGTACGCTTATAATGTgcatagtaaatatttaaatcccGTCAGACCTTCAGAGAACAAACGCCCGTCGCACGTCAATTTTCATAACAGGAAGAATTATCAAAGTAAAGAAACGAGCTCGAACTCGTTGGCAACGCCGGAGGACAACAAGAAACCGCAGAACATCGAGGAAAAGAATTTACGTATCGAAAGGGCGATATTAACGATGGACAAGGGAAACTCGTCGGGAGAACGAATAGATTCAAACTCCGGCAAGACTGTCGTTTGCGACAACGATACTGATAATGACTACGTCAATGACGATTTAGAATTAAGAAGAGAACCTCGAGCCGGAAGGTCTCGAAGAGACGAGGGAAGAGGTAAAAAACGGGGAAAGAACAAAAGGCGGCCCAAACGTAGTCGCAGGCGATTGG GTCCATTAGTAGCAACATTTGTCGGTGCAATTCCTGAGCAACATGTTACAGATACCG TTTATATCGGACCGTGGGTGAAAAGCACCAAAAATAATACTCGATatagtctaaataaatttcacttaGTCGAGGATAAGAAGTCTATAGAAGTTACCGCGACTGGTCTGTACATGATCTCTGCTCag atattttatttcggcgAGCCAACTAATTACTCATATTGGATACTTTTGAGTTCAGAAGGTGAATCCAAAACTCAGAAACTAGTAAAGTGCTCAACAGCGTCTTCCGCGTCGGCTACAGAAGTTTCATGTTACACCAGTgtgattacattattacaaagAGGTGACAGAGTTCACATACAGCAACAAGAGAAAAATCG attaataaatatgcgGGAAGGACATAGTTACATACAACTCGTACTGTTGTCTAATAACGTCCACAGAAATCGTCAGCGATAG
- the LOC144474681 gene encoding uncharacterized protein LOC144474681 isoform X2, which translates to MVAAIKMERVRDNIDDQQPGDPAKSSTNFIELNVDMNVTVSNMKKSKMFQRSRGIILFLLAIVFAVILSHLRREVRALQIQMQSVNVNLLVLMSKYDRLNRSLNRAWFHRSDRFLEHRSMHEMKQLLEGASSIAEAIEILDGIHNETKETPYAYNVHSKYLNPVRPSENKRPSHVNFHNRKNYQSKETSSNSLATPEDNKKPQNIEEKNLRIERAILTMDKGNSSGERIDSNSGKTVVCDNDTDNDYVNDDLELRREPRAGRSRRDEGRGPLVATFVGAIPEQHVTDTVYIGPWVKSTKNNTRYSLNKFHLVEDKKSIEVTATGLYMISAQIFYFGEPTNYSYWILLSSEGESKTQKLVKCSTASSASATEVSCYTSVITLLQRGDRVHIQQQEKNRLINMREGHSYIQLVLLSNNVHRNRQR; encoded by the exons ATGGTCGCGGCAATTAAAATGGAACGAGTCCGGGATAATATTGATGATCAGCAGCCAGGTGATCCCGCGAAAAGTTCaacgaattttatcgaattgaACGTCGACATGAATGTGACCGTGTCGAACATGAAGAAATCAAAAATGTTCCAAAGATCCCGCGGAATTATTCTCTTCCTATTGGCGATCGTGTTCGCCGTTATCCTCTCGCATCTGAGGAGGGAAGTTCGCGCCTTACAAATACAG atgCAGTCGGTGAACGTGAACTTGCTCGTATTGATGTCCAAATATGACCGACTGAACAGAAGTTTGAACCGAGCATGGTTTCATAGGTCGGACAGATTTCTCGAACATAGGAGCATGCACGAGATGAAACAGCTCCTCGAGGGCGCTTCGTCGATCGCCGAAGCTATCGAGATACTTGACGGTATTCATAATGAAACAAAGGAAACCCCGTACGCTTATAATGTgcatagtaaatatttaaatcccGTCAGACCTTCAGAGAACAAACGCCCGTCGCACGTCAATTTTCATAACAGGAAGAATTATCAAAGTAAAGAAACGAGCTCGAACTCGTTGGCAACGCCGGAGGACAACAAGAAACCGCAGAACATCGAGGAAAAGAATTTACGTATCGAAAGGGCGATATTAACGATGGACAAGGGAAACTCGTCGGGAGAACGAATAGATTCAAACTCCGGCAAGACTGTCGTTTGCGACAACGATACTGATAATGACTACGTCAATGACGATTTAGAATTAAGAAGAGAACCTCGAGCCGGAAGGTCTCGAAGAGACGAGGGAAGAG GTCCATTAGTAGCAACATTTGTCGGTGCAATTCCTGAGCAACATGTTACAGATACCG TTTATATCGGACCGTGGGTGAAAAGCACCAAAAATAATACTCGATatagtctaaataaatttcacttaGTCGAGGATAAGAAGTCTATAGAAGTTACCGCGACTGGTCTGTACATGATCTCTGCTCag atattttatttcggcgAGCCAACTAATTACTCATATTGGATACTTTTGAGTTCAGAAGGTGAATCCAAAACTCAGAAACTAGTAAAGTGCTCAACAGCGTCTTCCGCGTCGGCTACAGAAGTTTCATGTTACACCAGTgtgattacattattacaaagAGGTGACAGAGTTCACATACAGCAACAAGAGAAAAATCG attaataaatatgcgGGAAGGACATAGTTACATACAACTCGTACTGTTGTCTAATAACGTCCACAGAAATCGTCAGCGATAG
- the LOC144474683 gene encoding uncharacterized protein LOC144474683 isoform X2, protein MEGASASRGGFRGRGGPGGPMRGRGGFGDRGRGGPPRGGGMMRGSRGSGPGGGMRGGPLGMRGRGGPPGRGGHGGHFPPGGPPEPGMSSGPGGSGPPGPPGMGGPPRGGSRGGGSTGFRGRGRGDFSRGDSRRGSSNFRGRGGMDRGSRGGSRYDWGGSGRGGPGGRGGFGDRGSRGGSGRGGPSKRGGGPPGSSGPSKRPRFDQPSSQPANGYATQPPSQGGYGGGTSNAYGSGQQQPQQQQAVGYGGGYGSQNYTQSSYQGYESYQQPPDYGQTAGYPPSTAADNRYGGAPTVPATGAFSTGDPYSYGKAPPSDYSNQDGVYGKQDYG, encoded by the exons ATGGAGGGTGCTTCAGCCAGTAGAGGCGGCTTCCGTGGTCGCGGTGGTCCAGGAGGTCCCATGAGAGGACGTGGAGGTTTCGGAGACAGAGGAAG gGGTGGACCACCAAGAGGTGGCGGTATGATGCGAGGCAGTCGTGGCAGCGGTCCTGGAGGTGGCATGAGAGGTGGACCGCTTGGAATGAGGGGCAGAGGAGGTCCTCCTGGAAGGGGTGGACACGGCGGACATTTTCCTCCTGG AGGTCCCCCGGAACCAGGAATGTCCAGCGGACCTGGAGGCAGTGGACCACCAGGCCCCCCAGGAATGGGAGGTCCCCCACGAGGTGGTAGCAGAGGTGGAGGAAGTACTGGATTCCGTGGCAGAGGGAGAGGTGATTTCTCAAGAGGAGATAGCCGTAGAGGTAGTAGTAATTTCCGTGGTCGAGGAGGGATGGACAGAGGCAGTCGAGGAGGCTCCAGGTATGACTG GGGAGGATCTGGTAGGGGTGGTCCAGGAGGTAGAGGAGGCTTTGGGGATCGTGGAAGCAGAGGGGGCAGTGGGCGTGGCGGTCCATCAAAACGTGGAGGAGGTCCACCAGGTTCCAGTGGACCATCTAAGAGACCAAGGTTCGATCAACCATCTTCTCAACCTGCAAATGGTTACGCAACTCAGCCGCCCAG TCAAGGGGGATATGGAGGAGGCACTAGTAATGCATACGGCAGTGGTCAGCAACAGCCGCAACAACAGCAAGCAGTAGGATACGGCGGAGGTTACGGGTCACAAAACTATACTCAATCTTCTTACCAAGGATACGAAAGTTATCAACAACCTCCAGATTATGGCCAAACTGCA GGCTATCCACCATCAACCGCAGCCGATAATAGGTATGGCGGAGCACCTACCGTTCCTGCAACAGGAGCTTTCAGTACTGGTGATCCCTACAGCTATGGCAAAGCACCACCATCAG ATTACTCGAATCAGGATGGTGTATACGGCAAACAGGATTATG gTTGA
- the LOC144474683 gene encoding uncharacterized protein LOC144474683 isoform X1, with translation MEGASASRGGFRGRGGPGGPMRGRGGFGDRGRGGPPRGGGMMRGSRGSGPGGGMRGGPLGMRGRGGPPGRGGHGGHFPPGGPPEPGMSSGPGGSGPPGPPGMGGPPRGGSRGGGSTGFRGRGRGDFSRGDSRRGSSNFRGRGGMDRGSRGGSRYDWGGSGRGGPGGRGGFGDRGSRGGSGRGGPSKRGGGPPGSSGPSKRPRFDQPSSQPANGYATQPPSQGGYGGGTSNAYGSGQQQPQQQQAVGYGGGYGSQNYTQSSYQGYESYQQPPDYGQTAGYPPSTAADNRYGGAPTVPATGAFSTGDPYSYGKAPPSDYSNQDGVYGKQDYGGSAGYQNAQSQRRY, from the exons ATGGAGGGTGCTTCAGCCAGTAGAGGCGGCTTCCGTGGTCGCGGTGGTCCAGGAGGTCCCATGAGAGGACGTGGAGGTTTCGGAGACAGAGGAAG gGGTGGACCACCAAGAGGTGGCGGTATGATGCGAGGCAGTCGTGGCAGCGGTCCTGGAGGTGGCATGAGAGGTGGACCGCTTGGAATGAGGGGCAGAGGAGGTCCTCCTGGAAGGGGTGGACACGGCGGACATTTTCCTCCTGG AGGTCCCCCGGAACCAGGAATGTCCAGCGGACCTGGAGGCAGTGGACCACCAGGCCCCCCAGGAATGGGAGGTCCCCCACGAGGTGGTAGCAGAGGTGGAGGAAGTACTGGATTCCGTGGCAGAGGGAGAGGTGATTTCTCAAGAGGAGATAGCCGTAGAGGTAGTAGTAATTTCCGTGGTCGAGGAGGGATGGACAGAGGCAGTCGAGGAGGCTCCAGGTATGACTG GGGAGGATCTGGTAGGGGTGGTCCAGGAGGTAGAGGAGGCTTTGGGGATCGTGGAAGCAGAGGGGGCAGTGGGCGTGGCGGTCCATCAAAACGTGGAGGAGGTCCACCAGGTTCCAGTGGACCATCTAAGAGACCAAGGTTCGATCAACCATCTTCTCAACCTGCAAATGGTTACGCAACTCAGCCGCCCAG TCAAGGGGGATATGGAGGAGGCACTAGTAATGCATACGGCAGTGGTCAGCAACAGCCGCAACAACAGCAAGCAGTAGGATACGGCGGAGGTTACGGGTCACAAAACTATACTCAATCTTCTTACCAAGGATACGAAAGTTATCAACAACCTCCAGATTATGGCCAAACTGCA GGCTATCCACCATCAACCGCAGCCGATAATAGGTATGGCGGAGCACCTACCGTTCCTGCAACAGGAGCTTTCAGTACTGGTGATCCCTACAGCTATGGCAAAGCACCACCATCAG ATTACTCGAATCAGGATGGTGTATACGGCAAACAGGATTATG GTGGCAGTGCTGGTTACCAAAACGCCCAGTCTCAGCgacgttattaa
- the Polo gene encoding serine/threonine-protein kinase polo, which produces MSKDEKECVIPDVIYDVHSGKNYIKCRFFGKGGFAKCYEIRETKSHRVYAGKIVPKAQITKGNHREKMTQEISIHQTLNHKNVVGFYGFFDDAQNIYIILELCRKRSMMELHKRRKALTECETRYYIKQILDGVNYLHQNKIIHRDLKLGNLFLSDDLQVKIGDFGLATRLEHEGERKKTVCGTPNYIAPEILTKSGHSYEVDIWSIGCIMYTLLVGKPPFETSSLRETYARIKQVQYKIPSHINATAMTMITNMLQGNPSKRPSIGKLMKDQFLTSGFMPMSLPLSCLTMAPRLDMLEMHNQRKPLSEMSVNIVEGQDFVFRVPNSPGRKTKPTDSMNEVQKLNHDIKNMLQTLREQLAAVLKANPSREATLSEDEMTDPAAQPVIWISKWVDYSDKYGFGYQLSDDGVGVMYNDGTRLIMLANCFNIHYINREGNELYYTVRDYHPDLEKKMKLMNFFLKYMKEHLMKAGSSVAVKPSDAMSRIPYMHQWFRTQSAVVMQLTNGTVQINFLDHSKIIMCPLMAAVTYIDTEKNFRTYRFQTIQENGCCAGLAKNLAYAHEKLVLMLSNPQTR; this is translated from the exons ATGTCGAAAGACGAGAAGGAATGTGTTATTCCGGACGTTATATACGACGTACACTCgggaaaaaattatataaaatgtcgATTTTTTGGAAAG ggTGGCTTTGCAAAATGTTATGAGATCAGGGAAACAAAGTCACACCGTGTGTACGCTGGAAAAATTGTCCCGAAGGCACAAATCACTAAAGGTAATCACAGAGAAAAAATGACACAAGAAATCTCGATTCATCAGACTTTAAACCATAAAAATGTTGTTGGTTTTTACGGATTTTTTGACGATGCccagaatatatatataattttagaactaTGTCGGAAAAgg tcgATGATGGAGTTGCATAAGCGTAGGAAAGCATTAACGGAATGCGAAActcgatattatataaaacaaattttagatGGTGTTAATTACTTGcaccaaaataaaataattcacagAGATCTGAAGTtaggtaatttatttttgagtGACGACCTGCAAGTTAAAATTGGTGATTTTGGATTGGCCACTAGGTTGGAGCATGAAGGAGAACGAAAAAA GACGGTTTGTGGTACTCCAAATTATATAGCACCAGAAATTTTGACTAAGTCTGGTCATTCCTATGAAGTTGATATATGGAGCATTGGATGCATCATGTATACGTTACTTGTGGGAAAACCACCATTCGAGACATCCAGTTTAAGAGAAACTTATGCTAGAATTAAGCAAGTTCAGTATAAAATTCCTTCGCATATCAATGCCACTGCCATGACTATGATAACCAATATGCTGCAAGGAAATCCATCCAAACGTCCTTCTATAGGCAAACTAATGAAAGATCAATTCTTAACGTCCG GTTTCATGCCAATGAGTCTACCGCTATCGTGTCTGACGATGGCACCTCGCTTAGATATGTTAGAAATGCACAATCAACGCAAACCGTTATCTGAAATGAGCGTTAACATAGTCGAAGGACAAGACTTTGTATTCAGAGTACCAAATAGTCCTGGACGTAAGACGAAACCGACGGACTCGATGAACGaagttcaaaaattaaatcatgACATTAAGAACATGCTTCAAACGTTACGAGAGCAGCTGGCTGCAGTATTGAAAGCTAATCCAAGCAGAGAAGCAACGTTATCAGAAG atGAAATGACTGATCCCGCCGCACAGCCTGTGATATGGATAAGTAAGTGGGTTGACTATTCAGACAAGTATGGTTTCGGCTATCAACTCTCTGATGACGGCGTTGGTGTTATGTACAATGACGGTACCCGCTTAATTATGCTGGCTAACTGTTTTAATATCCACTACATAAATCGCGAAGGAAACGAGCTGTATTACACTGTCCGTGATTATCATCCGGATTTAGAAAAGAAGATGAAATTgatgaatttctttttgaaataCATGAAAGAACATCTAATGAAAGCTGGAAGTTCGGTTGCCGTGAAGCCAAGCGATGCCATGTCCAGGATACCATACATGCATCAATGGTTCAGAACACAGAGCGCTGTAGTTATGCAACTTACTAATGGAACTGTGCAA ATAAACTTCCTGGACCACTCGAAAATCATTATGTGTCCGCTAATGGCAGCAGTGACATACATAGACACAGAGAAGAATTTTAGGACGTATAGATTCCAAACCATACAAGAGAATGGATGCTGTGCGGGTTTGGCAAAAAACTTGGCGTACGCTCACGAAAAACTTGTGCTGATGCTATCGAATCCCCAAActcgataa